From a single Arthrobacter sp. SLBN-112 genomic region:
- a CDS encoding nuclear transport factor 2 family protein translates to MTQLASARDFIWSWMEKYQAAWTSNGPEDIRALFTPDALYETRPRDPEPWRGQDGIIQGWLAARDEPADWTFTWELLGCEGSTAFVQGVTTYSGGRPMYDNLWVVTFDGSGRASAFTEWFMARKPDN, encoded by the coding sequence ATGACCCAACTCGCTTCAGCCCGCGACTTCATCTGGTCCTGGATGGAAAAATACCAGGCTGCCTGGACCAGCAACGGCCCGGAGGACATCCGCGCCCTCTTCACCCCGGACGCGCTCTACGAGACGCGTCCCCGCGATCCCGAACCCTGGCGGGGCCAGGACGGGATCATCCAGGGCTGGCTCGCGGCACGTGACGAGCCCGCGGACTGGACGTTCACCTGGGAACTGCTGGGCTGCGAGGGGTCCACCGCCTTTGTCCAAGGCGTCACCACCTACTCGGGTGGACGCCCCATGTACGACAACCTGTGGGTCGTCACATTCGACGGATCCGGCCGCGCCAGCGCCTTTACCGAATGGTTCATGGCGAGGAAGCCGGACAATTAG